From one Lycium ferocissimum isolate CSIRO_LF1 chromosome 5, AGI_CSIRO_Lferr_CH_V1, whole genome shotgun sequence genomic stretch:
- the LOC132058427 gene encoding uncharacterized protein LOC132058427, translating to MEDGISDIANFGFSNSRGQEVEEENQENVGEISEESKGEKGKEEGGGIINHIISNLMSPRAGEARNKERNDLFDVKDENKKEDTASKVEEKSGNESGGGGIINNLISNIFHPTESSVENQENNSTGQGQKDEMKKTEEESGSVLDNIVSHLPTPLPDDAVPATDEASILIHSIVHD from the exons ATGGAAGATGGTATTAGTGATATTGCAAACTTTGGCTTCTCCAACTCTAGAGGtcaagaagtggaagaagaaaaccaagaAAATGTTGGAGAAATCAGCGAAGAGAGTAAAGGtgagaaaggaaaagaagaaggtGGTGGGATTATTAATCATATAATTTCCAACTTAATGAGTCCTAGAGCAGGTGAAGctagaaacaaagaaagaaatgatctttttgatgttaaagatgagaataagAAGGAAGATACAGCTTCTAAAGTAGAGGAGAAAAGTGGTAATGAAAGTGGAGGTGGAGGGATAATCAACAATTTGatctcaaatatttttcatCCAACTGAAAGTTCTGTGGAGAACCAAGAAAACAACAGTACTGGACAAGGACAAAAAGATGAGATGAAGAAAACAGAAGAAGAAAGTGGAAGTGTTTTGGACAATATTGTTTCCCACTTGCCAACTCCTCTTCCAG ATGATGCAGTTCCAGCAACGGATGAGGCTTCAATACTGATTCATTCAATTGTTCATGACTAG
- the LOC132056925 gene encoding protein TIC 56, chloroplastic isoform X1, whose protein sequence is MGSIYFNPFNNNNWFNKPSTPFQPINLLSHFNSLKPQQNPLPFASISNPFSRKPKKTGQEKPGHYRKMLDQYYWECETRPDFRYAPEVERVLNDDPVFEKKENPSEEEIEENEKWLEEFRESPVVKFLAQAEEIADKINEIELKENSTPYRREDKKLWQGVPNVIGLDGRPMPRKAIKTKKESNDKFWDFARQFFFGLWGFRQRPYPPGRPIDAAQAIGYKKLEKRYYDFIMRSGGFFYKDRLGRSRGPMELIQLKTAWGAGIIDKHTFIWGEDMDEWAPIGMVYGMEKAIATWEVRLGAAATAFLHKLQKGIPPWVPLKGHEPKTYKQMQEEAYESKRRDLAVLEANDGVWPGVRTPSHTLFLWASGSELTSILEADHMPNKYIPKDLRKELEKVIPGLRPWEVLSVEQAMDQITYGGEWYREPLGSYTTGPPYIADWNKDVMRLFEIYHDLSVQVYNKLDRTVPGFGTVMKQVQIDSAARETKRAKKRAAQKRAEEEIAIFGRVQSKDE, encoded by the exons ATGGGGTCAATCTATTTCAACcccttcaacaacaacaactggTTCAACAAACCTTCAACACCATTCCAACCCATCAATCTCTTATCCCATTTTAATTCCCTAAAACCCCAACAAAACCCTTTACCTTTTGCATCCATTTCAAAcccattttcaagaaaacccaaaaaaacagGTCAAGAAAAACCGGGTCATTATCGCAAAATGCTTGACCAGTATTACTGGGAATGTGAGACCCGACCCGATTTTCGATATGCCCCGGAAGTCGAACGGGTGTTGAATGATGACCCGGTTTTCGAGAAGAAGGAAAACCCGAGTGAAGAAGAGATTGAGGAAAATGAGAAGTGGTTGGAAGAGTTTAGGGAAAGCCCTGTTGTGAAATTCTTGGCACAAGCTGAAGAGATTGCTGATAAGATTAATGAGATTGAACTTAAAGAGAATTCGACTCCTTATCGAAGGGAAGATAAGAAATTGTGGCAG GGAGTGCCAAATGTCATTGGATTGGATGGGAGGCCAATGCCCAGAAAAGCCATAAAGACAAAGAAGGAGTCAAATGACAAGTTTTGGGATTTTGCAAGGCAGTTCTTTTTTGGGCTTTGGGGATTTCGTCAGCGACCATACCCACCTGGAAGGCCCATTGATGCTGCACAGGCTATTGGGTACAAAAAACTTGAAAAGCGATATTATGATT TTATTATGAGGAGCGGTGGGTTTTTCTACAAGGATCGATTAGGTCGTTCGAGGGGACCGATGGAATTAATACAGCTTAAGACTGCTTGGGGTGCTGGAATCATTGATAAGCACACCTTCATTTGGGGAGAGGATATGGATGAATGGGCCCCCATCGGAATGGTTTATGGCATGGAAAAAGCAATTGCCACTTGGGAAG TTAGACTAGGTGCTGCTGCTACTGCTTTCCTTCACAAACTACAGAAAGGTATACCTCCTTGGGTTCCTCTTAAAGGACATGAGCCGAAGACATATAAGCAGATGCAAGAAGAAGCTTATGAGAGTAAAAGGCGTGATTTGGCTGTACTAGAAGCAAATGATGGGGTCTGGCCTGGTGTAAGGACTCCGAGTCATACCCTGTTTCTTTGGGCTAGTGGCTCAGAACTGACATCAATTTTGGAGGCTGACCACATGCCAAACAAATACATACCAAAAGATCTCAG GAAAGAATTAGAGAAGGTTATTCCTGGATTGAGGCCATGGGAGGTTTTAAGTGTTGAACAAGCCATGGATCAAATAACATATGGTGGTGAATGGTACCGTGAGCCTCTTGGTTCATACACAACTGGCCCTCCATATATTGCTGACTGGAACAAGGATGTCATG AGATTGTTTGAGATATACCACGATCTCAGCGTCCAGGTCTACAACAAGCTGGATAGGACAGTTCCCGGTTTTGGAACAGTAATGAAGCAAGTTCAAATTGATTCAGCTGCCAGAGAAACCAAAAGGGCAAAGAAGAGGGCTGCACAGAAGAGGGCCGAGGAGGAAATTGCAATTTTTGGTCGAGTTCAAAGTAAAGATGAGTAA
- the LOC132056925 gene encoding protein TIC 56, chloroplastic isoform X2, whose translation MGSIYFNPFNNNNWFNKPSTPFQPINLLSHFNSLKPQQNPLPFASISNPFSRKPKKTGQEKPGHYRKMLDQYYWECETRPDFRYAPEVERVLNDDPVFEKKENPSEEEIEENEKWLEEFRESPVVKFLAQAEEIADKINEIELKENSTPYRREDKKLWQGVPNVIGLDGRPMPRKAIKTKKESNDKFWDFARQFFFGLWGFRQRPYPPGRPIDAAQAIGYKKLEKRYYDFIMRSGGFFYKDRLGRSRGPMELIQLKTAWGAGIIDKHTFIWGEDMDEWAPIGMVYGMEKAIATWEVRLGAAATAFLHKLQKGIPPWVPLKGHEPKTYKQMQEEAYESKRRDLAVLEANDGVWPGVRTPSHTLFLWASGSELTSILEADHMPNKYIPKDLRWESCSIKIPTKYPRPTEQTFGCSYFPPNLLPFIAIIRSIHTSQMPSKNLNLSRKN comes from the exons ATGGGGTCAATCTATTTCAACcccttcaacaacaacaactggTTCAACAAACCTTCAACACCATTCCAACCCATCAATCTCTTATCCCATTTTAATTCCCTAAAACCCCAACAAAACCCTTTACCTTTTGCATCCATTTCAAAcccattttcaagaaaacccaaaaaaacagGTCAAGAAAAACCGGGTCATTATCGCAAAATGCTTGACCAGTATTACTGGGAATGTGAGACCCGACCCGATTTTCGATATGCCCCGGAAGTCGAACGGGTGTTGAATGATGACCCGGTTTTCGAGAAGAAGGAAAACCCGAGTGAAGAAGAGATTGAGGAAAATGAGAAGTGGTTGGAAGAGTTTAGGGAAAGCCCTGTTGTGAAATTCTTGGCACAAGCTGAAGAGATTGCTGATAAGATTAATGAGATTGAACTTAAAGAGAATTCGACTCCTTATCGAAGGGAAGATAAGAAATTGTGGCAG GGAGTGCCAAATGTCATTGGATTGGATGGGAGGCCAATGCCCAGAAAAGCCATAAAGACAAAGAAGGAGTCAAATGACAAGTTTTGGGATTTTGCAAGGCAGTTCTTTTTTGGGCTTTGGGGATTTCGTCAGCGACCATACCCACCTGGAAGGCCCATTGATGCTGCACAGGCTATTGGGTACAAAAAACTTGAAAAGCGATATTATGATT TTATTATGAGGAGCGGTGGGTTTTTCTACAAGGATCGATTAGGTCGTTCGAGGGGACCGATGGAATTAATACAGCTTAAGACTGCTTGGGGTGCTGGAATCATTGATAAGCACACCTTCATTTGGGGAGAGGATATGGATGAATGGGCCCCCATCGGAATGGTTTATGGCATGGAAAAAGCAATTGCCACTTGGGAAG TTAGACTAGGTGCTGCTGCTACTGCTTTCCTTCACAAACTACAGAAAGGTATACCTCCTTGGGTTCCTCTTAAAGGACATGAGCCGAAGACATATAAGCAGATGCAAGAAGAAGCTTATGAGAGTAAAAGGCGTGATTTGGCTGTACTAGAAGCAAATGATGGGGTCTGGCCTGGTGTAAGGACTCCGAGTCATACCCTGTTTCTTTGGGCTAGTGGCTCAGAACTGACATCAATTTTGGAGGCTGACCACATGCCAAACAAATACATACCAAAAGATCTCAG GTGGGAATCTTGTAGTATTAAAATCCCCACAAAGTACCCAAGGCCCACTGAGCAGACCTTTGGCTGCTCCTATTTCCCCCCAAATCTCCTCCCTTTCATTGCAATCATTAGGAGCATACACACTAGCCAGATGCCAAGTAAAAATTTGAATCTTTCCA GAAAGAATTAG